A genomic region of Zea mays cultivar B73 chromosome 6, Zm-B73-REFERENCE-NAM-5.0, whole genome shotgun sequence contains the following coding sequences:
- the LOC103629437 gene encoding GPI transamidase component PIG-T isoform X1, with protein MAPPRPPTGPILFLPLVFLFLFTTAAASAAAPEDEKFTEELLLRPLPDRKALAHFHFRSSAPPAASVGRHHHLFPKAISQLVKKYHISELELSFTQGRWNYEQWGGFDPMSTNNAKPPGVELWAVFDLPLSEIDATWKNLTHTLSGLFCASINFLESSTAFSAPRWGFKLNEGNLRYGALPREAVCTENLTPWLKLLPCRDKAGIASLLYRPSIYKGYYHSQKLKLRSSQSLGIILDQTLTVVLQPNNVHGEQLHSNHGQLQPNWSMRHLFNRKLSGKCLVSKSSRVFIEVDKGIADEVNISGSVHSWSNEFFVLSNSPDKLIKGQNHLEMQSSFLYVYDASNYSEEQPLDLGITWKLPLIWTCTPSPFHASRFLMGSGNERGSIALSFMSTNLHKKISGSANDCSIKAVIFQVVPWYVKVYYHSLEIFIDGSRKTVSEVVDKIHVIPSEDKLLPGTLEMLLRFPCSMQSGTLTLDFDKGFLHIDEYPPDANQGFDIPSALVSFPEFSSARSYPEIDPVLGSPLLENFQEDSVVKSYTEVLLVPLTTPDFSMPYNVITFTCTVLALYFGSLLNALRRRIGEEERELKKRATRHGLISRLLAKLRGQKVDPSESGSSFESTGSKKLLFKVVFVAVAAVLFHYFSNNS; from the exons ATGGCGCCGCCGCGTCCACCCACAGGACCGATCCTCTTCCTGCCCCTcgtcttcctcttcctctttacCACCGCCGCGGCGTCTGCGGCGGCGCCTGAGGATGAAAAGTTCACTGAGGAGCTGCTCCTGCGGCCGCTCCCGGACCGCAAGGCACTGGCACACTTCCACTTCCGCTCCTCTGCGCCCCCCGCTGCCTCCGTTGGTCGGCACCACCACCTCTTCCCCAAGGCCATCTCCCAGCTG GTTAAGAAATATCATATTAGCGAGTTGGAGCTATCTTTCACCCAGGGAAGATGGAACTATGAGCAGTGGGGTGGATTTGATCCTATGTCAACTAATAATGCAAAGCCTCCTGGTGTTGAGCTGTGGGCAGTTTTTGATCTTCCTTTGTCTGAGATCGATGCAACATGGAAGAACCTGACACATACACTCTCTGGCCTGTTTTGTGCATCCATCAACTTTTTGGAGTCCTCCACTGCATTTTCTGCTCCTCGCTGGGGCTTCAAACTGAACGAAGGCAATTTGCGATATGGTGCATTGCCTCGTGAAGCAGTATGCACTGAGAATCTGACACCTTGGTTGAAACTTCTTCCATGTCGTGACAAAGCTGGGATAGCTTCTTTGCTGTACAGGCCTTCAATTTACAAAGGATATTACCATTCACAAAAACTGAAACTGAGATCCTCCCAGTCACTTGGTATTATTCTTGATCAAACTCTGACTGTTGTGCTGCAACCAAATAATGTACATGGCGAACAGCTACATTCCAATCATGGTCAACTTCAGCCCAACTGGTCCATGAGACATCTTTTCAACAGAAAGTTGTCAGGGAAATGCCTTGTTTCTAAATCCAGCAGAGTATTCATTGAGGTTGATAAAGGCATTGCTGACGAAGTTAACATATCTGGAAGTGTTCATTCTTGGAGTAATGAATTCTTTGTATTGTCCAATAGCCCGGACAAGTTGATCAAAGGTCAAAATCACTTAGAAATGCAATCTTCTTTTTTATATGTTTATGATGCTAGTAACTACAGTGAGGAACAACCTTTGGATTTGGGCATAACTTGGAAGCTTCCCCTGATATGGACTTGCACCCCATCACCTTTTCATGCAAGCAGATTTCTTATGGGCAGTGGCAATGAAAGAGGGTCAATTGCTCTGTCGTTTATGTCCACTAATCTTCATAAGAAGATATCTGGCAGCGCAAATGATTGTTCAATAAAGGCAGTTATTTTCCAGGTTGTTCCATGGTATGTTAAGGTCTATTATCACAGCCTAGAAATATTTATAGATGGGAGCAGGAAGACTGTGTCAGAAGTAGTTGACAAGATTCATGTCATTCCTTCAGAAGACAAGCTTTTGCCTGGTACCTTGGAGATGCTACTAAGATTCCCTTGCAGTATGCAGTCGGGAACTCTGACATTGGATTTTGACAAG GGGTTCCTGCATATAGATGAATATCCTCCTGATGCTAATCAAGGATTTGACATTCCTTCAGCTTTGGTTAGCTTTCCTGAGTTCAGTTCTGCTCGAAGTTACCCTGAAATTGATCCAGTACTTGGATCACCTTTACTAGAAAATTTCCAG GAAGATAGTGTTGTGAAGTCGTATACAGAAGTATTGCTCGTTCCCCTGACAACTCCGGATTTCAGCATGCCATACAATGTCATCACCTTCACATGCACTGTCTTAGCTCTTTACTTTGGTTCATTATTGAATGCTTTGAGACGAAGGATTGGCGAGGAAGAGAGGGAGTTGAAGAAAAGAG CCACAAGGCATGGGCTCATTTCTCGGTTGCTAGCCAAGTTAAGGGGGCAGAAGGTGGATCCATCGGAGTCAGGGTCTTCATTTGAATCGACTGGGTCAAAGAAGCTGCTATTCAAGGTTGTATTTGTTGCAGTAGCTGCGGTTCTATTTCACTATTTCTCAAACAACAGTTAA
- the LOC103629437 gene encoding GPI transamidase component PIG-T isoform X2, translated as MAPPRPPTGPILFLPLVFLFLFTTAAASAAAPEDEKFTEELLLRPLPDRKALAHFHFRSSAPPAASVGRHHHLFPKAISQLVKKYHISELELSFTQGRWNYEQWGGFDPMSTNNAKPPGVELWAVFDLPLSEIDATWKNLTHTLSGLFCASINFLESSTAFSAPRWGFKLNEGNLRYGALPREAVCTENLTPWLKLLPCRDKAGIASLLYRPSIYKGYYHSQKLKLRSSQSLGIILDQTLTVVLQPNNVHGEQLHSNHGQLQPNWSMRHLFNRKLSGKCLVSKSSRVFIEVDKGIADEVNISGSVHSWSNEFFVLSNSPDKLIKGQNHLEMQSSFLYVYDASNYSEEQPLDLGITWKLPLIWTCTPSPFHASRFLMGSGNERGSIALSFMSTNLHKKISGSANDCSIKAVIFQVVPWYVKVYYHSLEIFIDGSRKTVSEVVDKIHVIPSEDKLLPGTLEMLLRFPCSMQSGTLTLDFDKGFLHIDEYPPDANQGFDIPSALVSFPEFSSARSYPEIDPVLGSPLLENFQEDSVVKSYTEVLLVPLTTPDFSMPYNVITFTCTVLALYFGSLLNALRRRIGEEERELKKRGRLAKTGLPFLASCPLLPSS; from the exons ATGGCGCCGCCGCGTCCACCCACAGGACCGATCCTCTTCCTGCCCCTcgtcttcctcttcctctttacCACCGCCGCGGCGTCTGCGGCGGCGCCTGAGGATGAAAAGTTCACTGAGGAGCTGCTCCTGCGGCCGCTCCCGGACCGCAAGGCACTGGCACACTTCCACTTCCGCTCCTCTGCGCCCCCCGCTGCCTCCGTTGGTCGGCACCACCACCTCTTCCCCAAGGCCATCTCCCAGCTG GTTAAGAAATATCATATTAGCGAGTTGGAGCTATCTTTCACCCAGGGAAGATGGAACTATGAGCAGTGGGGTGGATTTGATCCTATGTCAACTAATAATGCAAAGCCTCCTGGTGTTGAGCTGTGGGCAGTTTTTGATCTTCCTTTGTCTGAGATCGATGCAACATGGAAGAACCTGACACATACACTCTCTGGCCTGTTTTGTGCATCCATCAACTTTTTGGAGTCCTCCACTGCATTTTCTGCTCCTCGCTGGGGCTTCAAACTGAACGAAGGCAATTTGCGATATGGTGCATTGCCTCGTGAAGCAGTATGCACTGAGAATCTGACACCTTGGTTGAAACTTCTTCCATGTCGTGACAAAGCTGGGATAGCTTCTTTGCTGTACAGGCCTTCAATTTACAAAGGATATTACCATTCACAAAAACTGAAACTGAGATCCTCCCAGTCACTTGGTATTATTCTTGATCAAACTCTGACTGTTGTGCTGCAACCAAATAATGTACATGGCGAACAGCTACATTCCAATCATGGTCAACTTCAGCCCAACTGGTCCATGAGACATCTTTTCAACAGAAAGTTGTCAGGGAAATGCCTTGTTTCTAAATCCAGCAGAGTATTCATTGAGGTTGATAAAGGCATTGCTGACGAAGTTAACATATCTGGAAGTGTTCATTCTTGGAGTAATGAATTCTTTGTATTGTCCAATAGCCCGGACAAGTTGATCAAAGGTCAAAATCACTTAGAAATGCAATCTTCTTTTTTATATGTTTATGATGCTAGTAACTACAGTGAGGAACAACCTTTGGATTTGGGCATAACTTGGAAGCTTCCCCTGATATGGACTTGCACCCCATCACCTTTTCATGCAAGCAGATTTCTTATGGGCAGTGGCAATGAAAGAGGGTCAATTGCTCTGTCGTTTATGTCCACTAATCTTCATAAGAAGATATCTGGCAGCGCAAATGATTGTTCAATAAAGGCAGTTATTTTCCAGGTTGTTCCATGGTATGTTAAGGTCTATTATCACAGCCTAGAAATATTTATAGATGGGAGCAGGAAGACTGTGTCAGAAGTAGTTGACAAGATTCATGTCATTCCTTCAGAAGACAAGCTTTTGCCTGGTACCTTGGAGATGCTACTAAGATTCCCTTGCAGTATGCAGTCGGGAACTCTGACATTGGATTTTGACAAG GGGTTCCTGCATATAGATGAATATCCTCCTGATGCTAATCAAGGATTTGACATTCCTTCAGCTTTGGTTAGCTTTCCTGAGTTCAGTTCTGCTCGAAGTTACCCTGAAATTGATCCAGTACTTGGATCACCTTTACTAGAAAATTTCCAG GAAGATAGTGTTGTGAAGTCGTATACAGAAGTATTGCTCGTTCCCCTGACAACTCCGGATTTCAGCATGCCATACAATGTCATCACCTTCACATGCACTGTCTTAGCTCTTTACTTTGGTTCATTATTGAATGCTTTGAGACGAAGGATTGGCGAGGAAGAGAGGGAGTTGAAGAAAAGAG GCAGATTGGCAAAGACGGGGTTGCCATTTCTGGCGTCTTGCCCACTGTTACCTAGCTCCTGA